One Vanessa atalanta chromosome 20, ilVanAtal1.2, whole genome shotgun sequence genomic window carries:
- the LOC125071736 gene encoding venom carboxylesterase-6-like: MWLQGLVVCACAVLAAADQSWRIVSTDQGPVKGYRAPEGHFVFYGIPYATTPIGPNKFKPPLPPPSWDEPFEAIQKYVICPQRIRDRDTVDVVLNPQEDCLITNIYVPDTEETNLPVVVYFHGGSYQYGYGNIRTAINLLNSKKIIIVNFNFRIGAHGLLCLGTEDVPGNAGMKDQIALLRWVHRNIASFGGNPDDVTLNGWSAGSSAVDLVMISKLARGLFHKVIPESGSSTASFSVQVDPIANAKMIAKELNFHDVHNITALEDFYKSIPFETLYSVDVGNQPNSATVFAPCIERYFGQEMFLDDYPANILKSGNYPKVPMLYGVTEKEGMFRLSNFDKWKTMMNDNFADFLPEDLDFEREEEKEYVVQKIKHFYFGDEPVSERNVLQYVQYFTDAIFAYGTAKAVKLQVEAGNNQIYLYEYAYADENSDYIIHTQTRGATHVAQTNAVMDLKDEHLLSDAYKKVKVLVRDLWLNFITTGKPVPEGSSHIPWPPVGQNRTPFMFIDRDLTLKKHFMQDRALFWDEIYEKYYRVPVPPFPYY; encoded by the exons ATGTGGCTGCAAGGACTTGTGGTGTGCGCGTGCGCAGTGTTAGCCGCAGCGGATCAATCATGGCGTATAGTTAGTACAGATCAAGGCCCCGTCAAGGGATACAGAGCGCCTGAAGGCCATTTCGTATTTTACGGGATACCGTACGCTACGACACCGATCGGTCCTAATAAGTTTAAG CCACCACTTCCGCCTCCGTCTTGGGATGAACCATTCGAAGCAATTCAGAAGTACGTAATTTGTCCACAAAGGATTCGGGATCGTGATACTGTAGACGTCGTTTTGAATCCTCAAGAAGATTGTCTCATTACGAACATTTATGTACCTGATACTGAAGAAACGAACTTGCCGGTCGTTGTTTATTTCCACGGCGGGTCATATCAATATGGTTATGGTAATATAAGGACAgcaataaatctattaaatagtaagaaaattattatagttaattttaactttCGCATCGGTGCTCACGGATTACTTTGTCTTGGAACCGAAGATGTACCCGGTAATGCTGGTATGAAAGACCAAATTGCATTGTTACGATGGGTACATAGGAATATTGCAAGTTTCGGTGGTAATCCAGATGATGTTACATTGAATGGATGGAGTGCGGGATCTTCAGCTGTCGATCTTGTCATGATCTCTAAACTTGCGAGAGGATTATTTCATAAAGTAATCCCAGAAAGTGGTTCTAGCACCGCCTCGTTTAGTGTACAGGTCGATCCAATTGCTAATGCCAAGATGATTGCAAAAGAGCTAAACTTTCATGACGTTCATAATATAACTGCTTtagaagatttttataaaagtattccaTTTGAAACGCTATACTCTGTAGACGTAGGAAATCAACCTAATTCTGCCACAGTATTTGCTCCATGTATCGAACGTTATTTTGGTCAGGAAATGTTCCTCGACGATTATCcagcaaatatattaaaaagtggtAACTATCCTAAGGTACCGATGCTTTATGGGGTGACTGAAAAGGAAGGTATGTTTCGTTTATCGAATTTCGACAAGTGGAAGACTATGATGAATGATAACTTTGCGGATTTCCTTCCGGAAGATTTGGATTTTGAAAGAGAAGAAGAAAAGGAATACGTTGTACAAAAAATTAAGCATTTCTATTTCGGCGATGAACCAGTAAGCGAACGAAATGTTTTACagtatgtacaatattttaccGACGCGATATTTGCGTATGGAACGGCAAAAGCTGTTAAATTACAAGTCGAAGCtggaaataatcaaatatacttGTATGAATATGCATATGCTGATGAGAATAGCgattatattatacacacacaaacacgCGGTGCGACGCATGTTGCGCAAACTAATGCAGTCATGGATTTAAAGGATGAACACTTGCTGTCAGACGCATACAAAAAAgtgaaagtgcttgtaagagacTTGtggcttaattttattacgactgg GAAACCTGTTCCAGAAGGTTCTTCACACATACCATGGCCTCCTGTAGGCCAGAACAGAACTCCCTTCATGTTCATAGATAGAGACCTAACATTGAAAAAGCATTTTATGCAAGATCGTGCTCTCTTCTGGGacgaaatttatgaaaaatactaCAGAGTGCCTGTTCCACCATTCCCTTACTATTAA
- the LOC125072095 gene encoding venom carboxylesterase-6-like — MIFRILVIVLSVVIVTGEPQSRLVITAQGPVRGYKQPGDDVYVFHEIPYATAPTGPHKFKAPLPPPTWSEPFEAVQNSIICPQVPQERHTQGKEIKVQEDCLITNVYVPDTEAKNLPVLIYVHGGAFQYGFGSVKTPINLVKTKKIIAVNFNYRLGLHGFLCLGTEDVPGNAGLKDQVALLRWVQKNIASFGGNPNDVTIAGWSAGASSIDLLVLSPITRGLFHKVIPESSAGISAITLQIDPLENAKFVANQFSFDHGNDINALEAFYKNMSYSNLINVDVLSTPNAATLISPCIERDVGDEIFLGENALDILKRGDFPKLPTLYGCTDREGKYRIDNFETWKDMMNENFSIFLPQDLEFTNDEQKEEVAQEVKQFYFGNQSISEENILSYVDYFTDTMFSYGIARAIKMQAEAGNDKIYLYYYSFVDDDEDYIPHTNTRGARHCAQNYAVLDRSPDEKNISEENKKMKNIIRDLWLNFITTGEPVTKDSPYPEWPPTDENRSPYMSLNITPELHTSFLHQRVILWDNIYDKYYKPPVPPH; from the exons ATGATTTTTCGAATATTAGTAATAGTACTGAGCGTCGTTATTGTAACAGGAGAGCCGCAGTCACGTCTCGTCATTACAGCCCAAGGACCTGTGAGGGGTTATAAACAACCCGGTGATGACGTTTATGTATTTCATGAGATACCTTACGCCACAGCACCGACTGGACCACATAAATTCAAA GCCCCTCTTCCTCCACCAACTTGGTCAGAACCATTCGAAGCAGTTCAAAACAGCATTATATGTCCACAAGTGCCTCAAGAACGACATACTCAAGGCAAAGAAATAAAAGTGCAAGAAGACTGTCTCATTACTAACGTTTATGTGCCCGATACAGAAGCTAAAAATCTTCCTGTGCTAATTTATGTTCATGGAGGAGCATTTCAATATGGATTTGGCTCAGTTAAAACACCAATTAACttggtaaaaacaaaaaaaataatagcagtCAACTTTAATTATCGCCTTGGTCTTCACGGTTTCCTTTGCCTGGGGACAGAAGATGTACCAGGCAATGCTGGGTTGAAAGATCAAGTAGCATTACTACGTTGGGTTCAAAAGAATATTGCTTCTTTTGGAGGAAATCCAAATGACGTTACAATAGCTGGATGGAGCGCTGGGGCTTCATCTATAGATTTATTGGTACTTTCACCAATCACTAGAGGTTTGTTTCATAAAGTCATACCTGAAAGTTCAGCTGGTATATCAGCAATAACTTTACAAATTGATCCATTGGAAAACGCAAAATTTGTAGCAAATCAATTCTCCTTCGATCACGGTAACGATATTAATGCTTTAGAAGCATTTTACAAGAATATGTCTTACTCGAATTTAATTAACGTGGATGTATTAAGTACGCCGAATGCTGCTACTCTAATCTCACCATGTATCGAACGAGATGTGGGTGATGAAATATTCTTGGGCGAAAATGCATTAGATATTTTGAAAAGAGGAGACTTCCCAAAACTACCAACTTTGTATGGTTGTACTGACCGAGAAGGTAAATATCGAATAGATAATTTCGAGACGTGGAAAGATATGATGAACgaaaatttttctatttttcttcCACAAGATTTAGAGTTTACAAACGATGAGCAGAAAGAAGAAGTAGCACAAGAagtcaaacaattttattttggcaATCAGTCTATAAGTGAAGAAAACATTTTAAGCTACGTCGATTATTTCACGGATACTATGTTTTCATATGGAATAGCAAGAGCTATTAAAATGCAGGCTGAAGCTGGCaacgataaaatttatttgtattattatagctTTGTTGACGATGATGAAGATTATATTCCGCACACAAATACTCGTGGCGCCCGACATTGCGCTCAGAATTATGCAGTACTAGACCGTTCACCCGACGAGAAAAACATATCggaagaaaacaaaaaaatgaagAATATCATAAGAGATTTATGGTTAAACTTCATCACAACAGG GGAACCTGTAACAAAAGATTCTCCTTATCCAGAATGGCCTCCTACGGATGAGAATCGATCACCTTATATGTCGCTAAATATCACTCCTGAACTGCATACATCGTTCCTTCATCAGCGTGTTATCTTATGGGACAATATTTACGACAAATATTATAAGCCACCAGTGCCGCCGCATTAG